In Neorhodopirellula lusitana, one genomic interval encodes:
- a CDS encoding DUF1501 domain-containing protein, which translates to MHAFNRRQFLSSTAAAAGALSVPGLLPGQIHASENAAKVASSPLLRGQAEHVISIWLGGGMGQMDTFDPKAKGDPKNRKAGSYYDAIDTAVDGVQVCEHLSQTAQVMDRVTAVRSVNHNTIDEHAAATNRMHTGRSVSGTVTYPSLGSLIVHERGAVSDDAPPYVLIGYPNVTRGPGFLGANSGYLYLTETGRGPAGLSRPDGITADRQGRREAFLASLRLSAGETKVRELLDYDDAIQQSLKLSGPSFNRVFDLDREPNDLRNRYGGEFGQRCLLSRRLVERGVRFIEVSHNLNFLNGAGWDVHNSGILNQHKLIQELDTSLATLIVDLEQKRLLDKTLIVITTEFGRPSGFDSGGGRGHQGSSFTCVLAGGGLSHCGAYGQTDPQAKRIEADPVSVPDFFATICAAAGVDWQKNLFAGDRPVPITDQGTPIAKLFA; encoded by the coding sequence ATGCATGCATTCAACCGAAGACAGTTCCTTTCCAGTACTGCTGCCGCCGCCGGTGCGTTAAGCGTGCCTGGGCTATTGCCCGGTCAGATCCATGCTTCTGAGAATGCAGCGAAGGTGGCGTCGTCTCCGTTGCTGCGTGGCCAAGCCGAGCATGTGATTTCGATTTGGCTTGGTGGCGGAATGGGCCAGATGGATACCTTTGACCCGAAAGCGAAAGGCGACCCGAAAAACAGAAAGGCGGGGTCGTATTACGATGCAATCGACACGGCGGTTGACGGAGTGCAGGTTTGCGAGCACCTTTCTCAAACGGCACAAGTGATGGACCGCGTGACGGCGGTGCGAAGTGTCAATCACAATACGATTGACGAGCATGCCGCCGCGACCAACCGCATGCATACAGGACGTTCGGTCAGTGGCACTGTGACGTATCCCTCGCTGGGTTCGTTGATTGTTCATGAACGCGGTGCGGTGAGCGACGACGCGCCACCGTATGTGTTGATCGGGTATCCCAACGTGACTCGCGGTCCAGGCTTCTTGGGTGCTAACAGTGGCTACCTTTACCTAACGGAAACTGGACGCGGTCCCGCCGGATTGTCACGTCCGGACGGGATCACAGCGGATCGGCAAGGTCGCCGGGAGGCGTTCTTGGCGTCGCTTCGCCTAAGTGCAGGCGAAACGAAGGTGCGTGAGTTGCTGGATTACGATGATGCGATCCAGCAAAGCTTGAAGTTGAGCGGTCCCAGCTTCAATCGTGTCTTTGATCTCGACCGTGAACCCAATGACTTGCGAAATCGCTATGGCGGTGAATTCGGACAACGTTGTTTGCTCAGCCGACGACTGGTCGAACGCGGAGTGCGGTTCATTGAAGTCAGCCACAATCTGAATTTTCTAAACGGGGCGGGCTGGGACGTTCACAACAGTGGTATTCTCAACCAGCACAAACTGATCCAGGAGCTCGACACGTCGTTGGCAACGTTGATCGTTGATCTGGAGCAAAAACGATTGCTCGACAAAACGCTGATCGTCATCACGACCGAGTTCGGGCGCCCTTCCGGCTTTGACAGCGGCGGCGGACGCGGGCATCAAGGCAGTTCGTTCACCTGCGTGCTCGCCGGCGGTGGACTGTCGCACTGCGGTGCGTACGGTCAAACCGACCCGCAAGCGAAACGCATCGAAGCCGATCCGGTCAGCGTCCCCGACTTTTTCGCAACGATCTGCGCCGCCGCTGGTGTCGATTGGCAAAAGAACCTCTTCGCCGGCGACCGCCCCGTGCCCATCACCGACCAGGGAACACCGATCGCAAAACTATTCGCCTAG
- a CDS encoding DUF1501 domain-containing protein, which produces MCTGQTDQQAKRIVPNPVCVPDSCATICAATGVDWQKNLFAGDRPVPITDQGTPIAKLFA; this is translated from the coding sequence GTGTGTACGGGTCAAACCGACCAGCAAGCGAAACGCATTGTGCCCAATCCGGTCTGTGTTCCGGACTCTTGCGCAACGATCTGCGCCGCCACCGGTGTCGATTGGCAAAAGAACCTCTTTGCCGGCGACCGCCCCGTCCCCATCACCGACCAGGGAACACCGATCGCAAAACTATTCGCCTAG